TTGGCAGGCGAGGAAACGACGGTACGCGCCGTGCTGACCGCTCATCTCGCGGGACTCGCCGAGGACGAAGCCTTCTACTCCCGCCTGGTGATGGAGGGCCCGCTGCTGCCGCCCTATGCCCGCGCCACGCTGCTGGGAATGCAATCGGCGATCTCCGCCCACCTGGCCAAGGTGGCGAAACAGGAGATGGAAGCCGGTGAGGTCCGGCGTATGCCTATCTCCCTGCTGTTCAACACTTGGCTGGGGCTCGTCCACCACTACGTCGGGGGGCGGGAGCTGTTCGCCCCCGGACAGTCGGTGGTGGAGCGGTGGGGACCGACGTTGCTGGATCACTACCTGGGACTGCTACGTCCCGACGGACAAGGAGGAGAAGTATGACGACGACCCAATGCATCTCGTGTGGAATGCCGATGAGCAAGCCCGAAGACCACGCCGCAGGCGACCCGACCAAGGACTACTGCCTGCACTGCGCTCGCCCCGACGGCACGATGCGGTCGCGAGAGGAGACTCGCGAGGGTTGGACCGCCTTCATGGTGAAGACCCAGGGCATCGACGAGACCGCCGCCCGCCAGGCGGTGGAGGAGATGATGGCAAGGTTGCCGGCATGGAAGGAAACCTGAGTACATGCCCAAGCTCGACCTGAAGAAGGAGTACCGCCGCTTCTACAACCCCTCTGCCAAGGAATGCTCGATCGTCGACGTGCCCGAGATGCAGTTCCTGATGATCGACGGTTCCGGCGACCCGAACACGTCGAGCGCCTACCGGGAAGCCCTCAAGGCTCTCTACGCGATGTCGTACACGCTGAAGTTCCTGAGCAAGAGAACCGAAGGTATCGACTACGTGGTCATGGCTCTCGAGGGCCTGTGGTGGTCTGACGACATGGCCGGGTTCTCGATGGATGACAGAACGGCGTGGAAATGGACGTCGCTGATGATGCAGCCCGATCACATCACCGCCGCCCACTTTCAAGCTGCGATCGAAGAGGTGAGCCGGAAGAAGGACCTGCCGGCCCTCGACCGGATGCGTTTCGAGCCGTTCAGAGAGGGCCTCTCCGTCCAGATCATGCACATCGGCCCGTATGCCGAGGAAGGCCCGACCATCGCGCGACTCCACGAGTTCGCCGCCGAGCGCCGCTACAGCTTGCGGGGCAAACACCATGAGATCTACCTGAGCGATCCGCGCCGAACGGCACCCGAAAGGTTGCGTACGGTGATCAGGCAACCGGTCGAGGCGGTGTCCGAGTAGGCGACCGGCCCGCCCCGGGGAGACTGGGTTGGCCAATCGTGGCGATCGC
This portion of the Actinomycetota bacterium genome encodes:
- a CDS encoding TetR/AcrR family transcriptional regulator, coding for MDGQAGTRSERKQQTRLLLIEAAHDLMAERGIIATRTIDVAERAGVAHGTVFVHFATREDLIAAVVGVYAGRIAKRLHELAGEETTVRAVLTAHLAGLAEDEAFYSRLVMEGPLLPPYARATLLGMQSAISAHLAKVAKQEMEAGEVRRMPISLLFNTWLGLVHHYVGGRELFAPGQSVVERWGPTLLDHYLGLLRPDGQGGEV
- a CDS encoding AraC family transcriptional regulator yields the protein MTTTQCISCGMPMSKPEDHAAGDPTKDYCLHCARPDGTMRSREETREGWTAFMVKTQGIDETAARQAVEEMMARLPAWKET